TCGCGGCCTTTTCCTTTTCTGCTTGCTGCGGGTTTTATCCCACCAACTCTTTGCCGTAATCGAACAGCGCTTTCAGCAGGGCGGTTTTCTCTTTGTCGCCTTCGTGCAGGTTATACAGTGATTCGAGCTGCAGCAGGTAACTCTGCACGCGCTCCGCGCTCAGCGCTTCCTGGCGGTGTTGCAGCCAGCGGCGCTGCTCGGCGTCGTCCAGCGTATTCGGATAGTTGCGCGCGCGGAAGCGGAACAGCAGCTCTTTCATGCGGCCGTCGCTGAAGGCCAGATCCAGCGCCGGCAGGTTCTGCGGCTTGGTCTGCTGGATAATCCTCATCGCCGCCTTGTCGGCGTCGCTGAAGAAACCGTCGTACAAGCGGGCGTCGACGTCCTCGGAACCTTTGAACGGCTCGGCTTCGGCGAACAGCGCCACCACTTTCTCGCGCACTTCCGGGTGCTGTTTCAGCAGCTGCAGATTTTGCAGGCACGCCTGACGATCGATGCCCAGCCGCTCGGCGTTCTCCGGCAGCAGGGTTTTGGCCGGCGCCAGCACCGGGCATTTGTTGATGTGCACCAGCTTGATCGGCACCGGCGCCTGATCCGGCGCCAGATCGTCGCGGCGGGTGTACAGCCTTTCACGCAGCTGCTCAGCGCTCAGCGTCAGCAGCGGCGTCATGTCGCCGGCCAGATCGCACATGATCACCGCGTTCTTGTTGTCCGGGTGCCAGGCCAACGGCGACACCCAGCTGGTGTTGCCGCGCGCCGCGCCGAACATGCCGGAGACGTGCACCAGCGGCGTCATGTCGGCGACGTCGATCAGGGCGTTCAGCTTGTGCTTGTTGCGGTGCTGCAGCAGGAAATCGAACAGCCGCGGCTGCGCCTGCTTGACCAGCTTGGCCATGGCGATAGTGGCGTAAACGTCCGACATCGCATCGTGAGCCTGCGTGTGTTCGACGCCGTTGGCGCGCGTGAGGTGTTCGAGGCGGAAGCTGGGGAAACCGTCTTCGTTTTCCGGCCAGACGATGCCGTCCGGGCGCAGGGCGTAGCAGGCGCGCATCACATCCAGCAGATCCCAACGCGAGTTGCCGTTTTGCCAGCTGTAGGCGTAGGGATCGTAGAAGTTGCGATAGAAGATATTGCGGCTCACTTCGTCATCGAAGCGGATGTTGTTGTAACCGAGAATGCAGGTGCCGGCCACGCTGAAGGCCTGATGGATTTGGCGGGTGAACTCGGCTTCATTAACGCCTTTGGCGCGCGCCACCTGCGGCGTGATGCCGGTGATCATCACCGCCTCCGGTTCCGGCAAGTAGTCGTCGGCCGGGGCGCAGTAGATGACCAGCGGCTCTTCGATAATGTTGAAATCCATATCGGTGCGCACGCCGGCGAACTGCGCCGGGCGGTCCAGCGCCGGGCTCTTGCCGAAGGTCTCGTAATCGTGAATATAAAATGTGGCCGTTGCCTTGCTGCTCAAAATCGCGTCTCTTCAGTGGCGGATACAATATGCCCCTATTGTAACGGCGTGGGGAGCGATGCCAAGCGGCGGTTAGCGAAATGCGCGCAATTACGCACGGCGATAGTAATCCAACCGCTGATGAAAGTAGGGGAGCAGGTGGTCGGGGATCTGTTGTTCCGTTTCCGTCTGGGTCGAGGCGATGCCGTAGCGCTCGTTGTAGATCACGCTGATGGCCAGCAAATCGGTTTCTATTTTCTCGCGTTGCGCCTGCGGTAAGCTATCCAGCTTTCGAGCCATCGTTATCTCCCTGTTAATCTTAGGGTATAATAGGATCGTTAGCCGGTCTTGTCCCTACCCATTCCGGGGGGCGGCGGAGGCCTGAACGCTTTGCTGCGGGCAGGGGGGCAGACTGTGGCGGGCGGCGAACTCGCTCTGCGCCTGGTGCGCATTGAGGCGATCTGTCCGATTATACAGCGAACAGGCGCCGCTTATCACTGCCCCCCAAAACAGGGTGCACAGCAGCAAAACCCCCAACCAGATTTTTTGGTTATAGGTCATAAGTCCTCCACGGACGAGAAGAGAAATAACATTGACCGTTAAATTAAATCAGGCACTACATCAATAGTATTTAAACGGCGGAGATTAATCATAGAATCTACGCGGTTCTTTTGTTACTAAACCCATGATGGATGTTTCAAAAGATTCCTTAAGATAATATTAAGAAAAGTGTTTAAGGGCGCCGTAATTCTATTTAATATTTGTTTAAATATCCGCGGATACAATCAACCACATTCAATGCCAATGTGGGTGACAATGATGAAAACGCTACTGTTGACCGGCGCTACCGGCTTTCTTGGTGGTGCGGTTCTCGAAAAGTTATTGATTGAAAATCAGTCTGTTAATTATCTTTTACTGGTGCGTGCAGACGATGCGCAGCAAGGGCTGGCCCGTATTCGCGAGAATATGGAAAAGTTTAATATCGATGCGAACCTGCTGTCTAAAATTACGATTGAAAATATATTATTGGGCGACCTTTCCGAGCCGGCCGACTTTTTAACTGACGCTCGTATTAACAATGTTACGCACGTTATTAACTGCGCGGCCGTTGCTTCATTTGGTAATAACCCGCTCATTTGGAAGGTAAACGTAGAAGGCACTCTGGCCTTTGCCGAAAGAATGGCGCAGGTGCCGGGATTAAAACGTTTCCTGCACGTCGGCACCGCCATGTCCTGTTCGCCGGAGCCGGGTTCGCTGGTGGCGGAGAGCGGCGAGTTTGAGGAAGACGCCGAACACCTGGTGGAATATACCCGTTCCAAATCCACCATCGAACAGCTGATGCGCCAGCGCTGCCCGCAAATGCCGTTGACCATCGCTCGTCCGTCGATCGTGGTGGGGCACACCCGCCTGGGCTGCCAGCCTTCCAGCAGCATTTTCTGGGTGTTTGGCATGGCGCTGATGCTGCGCAAGTTCATGTGCTCGCTGCAGGACAATATCGACGTGATCCCGGCGGACTATTGCGCGGATGCGCTGGTGATGCTGATGAACAGCGAAACGCTGGAGAACGACGTTTATCACATCTCCGCCGGTGAGGAGAGCAGCGTCAGCTTTGCCGAAATTGACAATGCCATGGCGGCGGCCCTGGAAAAAGCGCCGGTGGGCGATGAGTATGCGCAGGTGACCTATGACGCGCTGGTGAAAATGCGCCGCCAGCTGAAAGACATTTTCGGCCCGTGCAACGAGCGGCTGATGCTGAAGGCGATGCGCCTGTACGGATCGTTCGCCATGCTCAACGTGCGTTTCAGCAACGAGAAGATCCTCAAGCTGGGCATGCCGAAACCGCCGCGTTTCACCGACTACATCGCCGGCTGCGTGCAGTCGACGCGCGGGCTGTCTATCCAGCAGCAGATGGTGGTGGACTTCAAATAACCGCCGGGCGCAACGGGCGCCCGAGGTTATCGTCCGTTACCAGGACGAAGACGACCAGAAGACGCGGCCGAGCACCACCAGTTGCTCCTTGCGCTGCTGATAGCTGAGATGCTCGTCCTGGTACTCTTCCCGGTTGAGGGAGCGGATGACGACGCCGCCGTCCGGCTGTTCGATCAGCACCTTCACCCGCAGCAAATTGCCGTGGCGGATGGCGTAGGTCTTGCCCTCGCGGATGCGCGTGTCGTCGGTGTTGATGCCGACCACGTCGCCGTCCTGCAGACGCGGTTCCATGCTGGAGCCGGAGATGCGGATAATGCGCGCGGCGTTGACCGCCACCCCCATCTTGTGCAGATAGTAACGGCGGAAGATCAGCGAAAACTCCTCGCGATCGACGATTTCGTAGCAGCCGTCGCCGGCGGAAAAATCGATATCCAGCAGCGGGATCTCCACAAACTCTTCCTTGTCTTGTTCGGTATCTTCCCATACCACCGGTTTCAAACGGGCGGGCTGGAAGTCCGACTCCGCCGCCACGTTGTCAAACGGGCGCACCAGCTGCTTTTCATGAAACACGTCGAACCAGCCCTTGGGCAAATTCAGCCTGGCCTCGATCCGCCTGGCCAGATTGTCGCCAAGATTGCGGGAGGATTTCTCCCCGATGATTTGGCTCAGCGTCGGCGCGGAAGACTCAACCAGCGTGGCGAACTCATTCTGGTTGACGCCTTGTCGGGCGTAGCGGGCCATCAATTCGCGCAGATTGTTGCGCCTGATTTCTTTAGTTTCCATCGTGCAATGATCGCACTCTTTAGCAAAAAGGTAAATAACGGTTTTGCTAAAAAACGCTTGCGCATGATTTAGCAATTAGCTAAAACAAAAAGGGTGAGCCAAGGGTTCACCTGTGCGGAGCGGCCTGTCATGATGAGAGGCCGCTCAGTGAAATCAAACGAGAGAGGGACTTTACGATGTACAAGATTGATTACAATAGCTACCGATCGGTCGCCAGCTTCGGCCACCGCGTGCGTTTTCTGGTGCTGCACTACACGGCGCAAAACTTCGCCGACTCGGTGACGTCGTTGACCGGAAAATCGGTCAGCGCGCACTATCTGGTGCCGGATCCGACCGATGCCACCTATCAGGCCGCCGGCTTCAGCGGCGTGCGCATTTTCAACCTGGTGGACGAGAACGAGCGCGCCTGGCATGCCGGCACCAGCCAGTGGGGCACCCGCAGCAATATCAACGACACCTCGATCGGCATCGAGATCGTCAACCTGGCGAGCGGCGACGGTGGAAACATCACCTTCCCGCCGTTCAATCCGCAGCAGATCGAGGCGGTCACCCAGCTGGCGCAGAACATCCTGCAGCGCTATCCGGACATCTCGCCGGTGAACGTGGTGGCGCACTCCGACATCGCGCCGGGCCGCAAGAGCGATCCGGGCCCGCAGTTCCCGTGGCAGCAGCTGTATCAGGCCGGCGTCGGCGCCTGGTATGACGAAGCGACCAAGCAGCAGCGCCAGCAGGAATACTGCAGCCAGGGTCTGCCGGCGCAGGCTGAGCTGCTGAAACTGTTCGCCCAATACGGCTACGACACCTCGGCGGCGAACACCGCAGAAGGCTACCGCCAGCTGGTGCGCGCATTCCAGCTGCACTTCCGTCCGCAGAAGTATGACGGCGTGATGGATGTTGAAACCGCCGCCGTTCTGCGCGCGCTGGTCGACAAATACGCCGCCTGAGCCTGAAGGTGAATGGGGGACGCCTCATTCGCCTTTTCCTCGCCGGGCTTCCTCCGCTAAAATAGCGGCATGGCTGGTGTTTATCGGAGGCACTGTGCGCCTCGATCGAAAAATCTCTTCACTTGAACTGCTGACCTATCGCCACTATCGCATCGTTCACGGCGTGCGCATCGGGCTGGCGTTTATCCTGACCTTTCTGCTGATCCGCCTGCTGGCGGTGCCCGAAGGCACCTGGCCGCTGATCACCCTGGTGGTGGTGATGGGGCCGATCTCGTTTTGGGGCAACGTGCTGCAGCGGGCGCTGCAACGCATTGCCGGCACGGTGTTCGGTGCGGCTTCCGGCCTGATCGCCCTGTATCTGGAACTCTATTCGCTGCCGCTGATGCTGGCATGGTGCGGCGTGGTGATGTTCGTCTGCGGTTACCTGACGCTCGGCAAACGGCCGTATATGGCGCTGCTGGTGGGGATCACGCTGGCGGTGGTGTGCGGCGCGGGCGCCGGTGACATGCACACCGCGCTGTGGCGCAGCGGCGACGTGATCTTCGGCTCGCTGCTGGCGCTGCTGTTCACCAGCATCTACCCGCAGCGCGCCTATATTCTGTGGCGCATGCAGATGGCGGACTGCCTGCAAACCGCCGCCCGCCTCTACGGCGCGTATTTTTCGCCGAACGTCATTGAGCGGCCGCGGCTGGAGCCGCAGCTCAAGGATCTGTTGAATCAGGTGGTGAAGCTGCGCAGCCTGATCGTGCCCGCCAGCAAGGAAACCCGCATCCCCAAAGCGGTGTTCGAGGCGGTGCAAACCCTCAGCCGCAATCTGGTGTGCACGCTGGAGCTGATGGCCGACGCCTACTGGGCCTCGCGTGAAACGCACTTCATTATGTTGAACGCCCGCACGCTGCGCAGCACCCAGCTGCTGACGCTGAGCTCGCTGGAGTCGTTGGCGGTGCTGATGCGCGAAGGGCCGCAGGCGCAGCGGCAGGCGGCGGCGGGGCAGTTGGCGGAGATCGCCGGCGAGCTGAAAACGCTGATGCAGGAGGTCAGCCTTGGCCAGCACGGCGAAGCGCCGATTTACGGCTATGTCTGGCTCAGCATGGAGCTGGCGCAACAGCTGGAAGAGCTGGGGGATTTGCTCCAGGTCTGCACCGCCGCCGGGCGTGAATAAGGGGTCAGATCATGAAGGCGGCGCTTTGGGTTTTGGCCGCCGGGGCAAAGTGGGTAAGATAAGCCAATCACTGTTGTGCCGGACCGCCACAAACCTGTATCTTGGTGCCATGTGGCCGTAAGCAAATGAATCTGTGTATTACTAAAGCAAGGGTATAAAGATGGATAATGCAAATAAGCCGAGTTTCCAGGACGTGCTGGAGTTTGTGCGTATGTTCCGCCGCAAAAACAAACTGCAACGCGAGATCGTCGACAACGAAAAGAAAATTCGTGATAACCAGAAGCGCGTGCTGCTGCTCGACAACCTGAGTGAGTACATCAAGCCCGGCATGAGCATTGAAGACATTCAGGGCATCATTGCCAACATGCGCAGCGACTACGAAGATCGCGTTGATGACTACATCATCAAAAATGCCGATCTGTCCAAAGAACGCCGCGAGCTGTCCAAAAAGCTGAAGGCGATGGGCGAAGTGAAGTAACCCGCTTTAGCGGGCCGGGCGTCCTGCCTGGCCCGCATCCTTATCATCCCGCCTGATTTTCCGTTCTTGCCGACATTGCCGTTTCCGTTGGGGCGTTCCCCGGCGGCCGAAGGCGCCTCCCCATCCTGCAGGATCTGCAGGTGACCGCCGGGGAACGCGTGTTACTGCTCCGCGCCGTACATGTCGAAGTCGAAATACTTGTCATTGATTTTCTTGTAAGTGCCGTTGGCGCGGATCGCCTGCAGCGCGGCGTTGAAGGCGTTAAGCAGCGCGGTATCCTCTTTGCGTACCCCGATGCCGTCGCCGACGCCGAAGTACTTGCTGTCGCTCAATTCGGCGCCGATAAAGGCAAAGTCTTTGCCGCCGGGCGTTTTGAAGAATTCGCTGGCGCTGACGCTGGCCAGCAGCGACGCATCCAGGCGGCCGTTGGCCAGATCTTCGTTCACCTCCTGCTGGCTTTGGTAAGCCACCACGTTGACGCCGGCCGGCCGCCACAGCGCGTTGGCGTAGGCCTCCTGGCTGGAACCTTGCTGCACGCCGACCGATTTGCCTTTCAGCGAGGCGGCGGTAGGCTGCAGATTGCTGCCTTTATGCGCCACCAGCCGCGCCGGGGCGTTGGAGACTTTGCTGGAGAAAGCGATCTGCTGCCGGCGCTGTGGCGTAATGGTCATCGACGAGGCGATGGCGTCGAACTTCTTCGCCTGCAGGCCGGGGATCATGCCGTCCCAGCTGCTTTCCACCCACACGCATTTGGCCTGCATCTGGTCGCACAGCGCCTGGGCGATATCGACGCCGAAGCCGGTCAGCTTGCCCTGCGGATTTTTATACTCCAGCGGCGGAAAGGTGGGATCGATGCCCAGCTTGATCACTTTGCCGCTGAATTCACCGCTCAGCGCGGGAAAGCTCGCGGCCAGCGGCAACAACAACAACAGCCCTTTGATGATTTTCATGTCATTTCCTCTGTGTTGGCGATTAAACCGCGGGGCGAGCCAAAAAGCGCTCGACCAATTTGACCCAGTAAGTGGCGCCCAACGACAGACTGTCGTCGTTGAAGTCATAACCGGGGTTGTGCAGAGAATTGCCCGGCGTGGCGGGGCCGTTGCCGATAGAGATGTAGCTGCCTGGGCACTTCTCCAGCATAAAGGCGAAATCTTCGCTGGCGGTGAATGGCCGCAGCGTGGGGATCACCCGGCTCTCTCCGGCCCATTCCAGCGCCACCGCGCGCGCCAGCTCGGTTTCTGCCGGGTGGTTCACCAGCACCGGGTAGCCGTGCTGATAGTCGATCTCCGCGCGGGCGCCGAAGCTGGCGGCCTGCGCCGTGACCAGCTCGGTGATGCGCTGTTCCAGCCGCGCACGCACCGCCGCCGTCAGCGCGCGCACGCTGAGCGTCAGGGTGGCGGTCGCCGGGATCACGTTGGCGGCCTGGCCGGCCTGCATCGCCCCCACGGTGACGATCGCCGTTTCCTGCGGATCGATATTGCGCGCCACGATGGTTTGCAGGCTCATGACGATGGCCGCGCAGGCCACCACCGGATCGACGGTGCTCTGCGGCACCGCGCCGTGGCCGCCGTGGCCGTGCAGGGTGATGTGCACCGTATCGGCCGAGCACATGAAGGGGCCGCAGGCGAAGCCCAGGTGGCCGGTGGGTAAGCCGGGCACGTTGTGCATGGCGAACACCGCGTCGCAGGGGAAGCGCTCAAACAGGCCGTCTTCAATCATCACTTTGGCGCCGCCGCCGCCTTCTTCCGCCGGCTGAAAGATCAGATGCAGCGTGCCGAAAAAGTTCGGCTGCCGCGCCAGATAGCGGGCCGCCGCCAGCAGCATGGCGGTGTGCCCGTCGTGGCCGCAGGCATGCATCACCCCGGAATGGGTGCTGGCGTAAGGCAGTTTGGTGGTTTCGGCAATCGGCAGGGCGTCCATGTCGGCGCGGATGCCGAGCGATTTTCCCGGCCCGCGCTGCAATGTGGCGACAACGCCGGTTTGTCCTACGCCACGCGTGACGCGGTAACCCCATTCCTCCAGCCGCTGCGCCACCAGATCCGACGTCGCAAACTCCTGGAAGCCCAGCTCCGGGTGGGCGTGAATGTGGCGGCGAAGCGCGACCATCTCATCATGAACGGCGGCGATATCAGGCAGTACCAGTGAATGCATCATCACGATCTCCGGCAAAGGGCCCCGGCTAACGGGTACGGAACGGGGCAGAGAGGTTGGTATCGAGACTAGCAAACTCCGTTTTTGCCGGGTAGCCGCCGTTCGGTTATGCTGACAACCTATGATTGTCAGGAGGTGAGCATGAAACTGCACCAACTGCAGGCGCTGGTGGCCAGCGCCGACAGCGGCAGCATTCGCGCGGCGGCGCGGCATCTGGGGCTGTCGCAGGCGGCGGTGACCCGCGCACTGCGCGAACTGGAGCAAGAACAGGCGCTGCCGCTGCTGATCCGCACGCCGACCGGGCTGGGTTTTACCCCCTACGGCAAAACCCTGCTGGCGCACGCCCGGCTGGTGCTGAACCAGTTGGAGCAGGCGCAGGGCGAAATGGCGGCGCTGCGCGGGAGTGCGGCGGATCTGGTCAAGGCGGCGATCACTCCCTGGCTGATGCTGACGGTGCTGCCGCCGGCGGTGATGGCGTTTCGCAGCAAGGTGCCGGCGGTGCGGCTGGAACTGTCGGAAAGCCTGATGGCCAACGCCCAGTCGCAGCTGCGCGAGGGCACGATGGATTTCGCCATCACGCCGCTGCCGGCGTCGTCGGCGCCGCAGGAGTTCCACTGCGAGCCGCTGCTGGAGTATGAAACGGCGTACATGGTGCGGCGCGGCCATCCGCTGGCGCACAGCACCTCGCTGCATCAGCTGCTGGAGCAGGATTGGGTGATGAGCTATACCCAGGAAAGTTTCGATGCGCTGCTCGATGAGGTGTTCCACCGCCACGGCGCGCGCCTGCCGCGCCAGCGCATTATCCAGGCGCATTCGTTCGGCATGCTGCAGGCGCTGGTGGAATCCGCCGAGATGTGCACCTGGTGCCCGCGGCCGATCGTCGCGCTGCCGCAGTTCGCCTCTCGCCTGCAGCCGCTGGCGCTGCGCGAGAGCTGCCAACCGGCGCAGTTGAATATCGTCACCCGGCGCAACAGCATTCTGAGCGCCGCCGCCCACGCGTTTATCGACACGCTGGTGCGCACCCTGCGCCAGCAGGTGCGATCGTCGCGGCCGGAGGATCGCCAGATCTACGATCGCGTGCGCCTGCTGATTTAGCGGATCTGCCCGGATCGCCGATCCCGTAAATGGGATCGCGATCCGCATTTGTAGCATTTTTAGCCGCAATGTTAACGAACTGTGATTTTGCTCAAATAATTATTTTTGCAGCTTTGGTTATATGTCGCTCTATGTTCACGTTGTCATTTTTAGTTATCGGGATGTGTAATGGTTAATTTGTTGAAATTTATAATTTTATAACTCAGTTTGTTTTTTGTTTGATAAAAATGACAACGTCAACATTTATAATTTTCAAGCGTTTAACGAGAATATTGGAGGGATAGATGAGCCAGTTGCCGGAAAAAATGCGCGCGGTCGTTTGCCACGGCCCGCAGGACTACCGTTTCGAACAGGTGCCCACGCCGCTGCCGAAGGCGCGCGAGCTGGTGATCAAGGTGGAAGGCTGCGGCATCTGCGCCGGCGACTGCAAGTGCAAGAACGGCGCGCAGATGTTTTGGGGGGAGACCCCGTGGGTCAAACCGCCGGTGGTGCCGGGGCACGAGTTCTACGGCCGCATCGCCGCGCTGGGCGAGGGCGCGGAAGGCAAATACCGGATCGGTGAGCGGGTGATCGCCGAGCAGATCGTGCCGTGCTGGGAGTGCCGTTACTGCAAATCCGGCAGTTACTGGATGTGTGAGACGCATAACATTTACGGCTTCCAGAAAGACGTGGCGGAGGGCGGCATGGCGGAATACATGCGCTTTTCCGAGAACGCCATCGTGCACAAGATCCCGGAAAGCCTGAGCCATGAAGACGCGGTATTGATCGAGCCGATGGCCTGCGCCATTCACACCGTGGCGCGCGGCGACATTCAGCTGGACGACGTGGTGGTGCTGGCCGGCGCCGGGCCGCTCGGGCTGTGCATGGTGCAGGTGGCGCGGCTGAAAACGCCGAAGAAACTGATCGTGATCGACGCCATCGACGAGCGGCTGGCGCTGGCGAAGGAATTTGGCGCCGACGTGGTGATCAACCCGCTGAAGGAAGACGCCGACCAGATCGTCAAATCGCTGACCGGCGGCTACGGCTGCGACGTCTATATCGAGGCCACCGGCGCGCCGATCGGCGTCACTCAGGGGCTGCAGATGATCCGCAAGCTGGGCCGCTTCGTGGAGTTCAGCGTGTTCGGCAAGGAAACCACCGTCGACTGGTCGATCATCGGCGATCGCAAGGAACTGGACATTCGCGGCGCGCACCTGGCGCCCTACAGCTATGAGATCGCCATCGATCTGTTCGAGCGCGGGCTGGTGACCTCAAGCGGCGTGGTGACCCACAGCTATTCATTGAACGACTGGGACGAAGCCTTCGCCCTGGCGGACTCGACCGACTCCATCAAGGTGATCCTGGTTCCCTGACCCTCCCGCCGTACCGCTGTTGCAGTCACGATCGTCGGCCCGTCCGCAATGGAGGGGCCGGCCGGTCGGCCAAACGTAAAGACATGCTGTTGCTCTGATAACCACAACAAGAAGCTTCCCTACAGGAGAATTGGCTATGTTTTCATTATTCAAAAAGACCCTGCCTTTTATCGTCGCCGGTGGAATGTTGGCGGCCAGCCATGGGGCGCTGGCCAAGCAAATCACTATCGGTATGTCGTTCCAGGAAATGAACAACGACTACTTCGTCACCATGAAGCAGGCGCTGGATCAGGCGGCTGCGGATATCGGCGCCAAGGTGTACGTGGCCGATGCGCGCCATGACGTCGCCAAGCAGATCGGCGACGTGGAGGACATGCTGCAGAAGAAGGTGGATATCCTGCTGATCAACCCAACCGATTCGGTGGGGGTGCAGTCGGCGGTGATCTCCGCCCATAAGGCCGGCGCGGTGGTGGTGGCGATCGACGCGCAGGCCGAAGGGCCGCTGGACTCGTTCGTCGGCTCGGAAAACTACGACGCCGGCTTCCAGGCGGGCGAATACCTGGCGAAAGCGCTGGGCGGCAAAGGCAAGGTGGCGATCCTCGACGGCATCCCGGTGGTGCCGATCCTGGAGCGCGTGCGCGGCTTTGAGGCGGCGATGAAGAAATACCCCGACATCAAGATCGTCACCAAGCAAAACGGCAAGCAGGAGCGCGACACCGCGCTGACCGTCACCGAAAACATGCTGCAGTCGGCACCGGATCTGGCGGGCATCTTCAGCGTCAACGACGTCGGCGCGCTCGGCGCCCTGGCGGCGATAGAAAGCAACGGCGCCAAGGTCAAGCTGGTGAGCGTCGACGGCCAGCCGGAAGCCATCAAAGAGATCCTCAAGCCGAATTCGCCGTTTATCGCCACTTCGGCGCAGTTCCCGCGCGACCAGCTGCGCATCGCGCTCGGCATTGCGCTGGCCCGCTACTGGGGCGCCACGGTGCCGAAAACCGTGCCGGTCAAAGTGAAGCTGATCGACCGCAGCAATGCGGCCGGCTTTAGCTGGTAACAGCGGCAGGTTCGCCCCGCTGCGGCGGGGCGTTCGGTGCGGAGGGCAATGCGGTGACACCTTTACTGGAACTGAAGCGAATAAAAAAGAGCTTTCCCGGCGTGAAGGCGCTGGACGGCATCGATCTGGCCATTCAACGGGGCGAGGTGCACGCCCTGCTGGGCGAAAACGGCGCCGGCAAATCGACGCTGGTGAAAATCATGTGCGGCATCCATCAGCCGGACGAGGGCGACATTTTTATCGACGGCGAGCAGCGCCGCTTTAACAACTATCGCCAGGCGATCGAGGCCGGGGTCGGCATTATTTTTCAGGAATTCTCGTTGATTCCCTACATGAGCGCCATCGACAACATCTTCCTCAACCGGGAGATCAGGAACCGCTGGGGCCTGCTGGATCGGCGGGCGATGCGGCGCAAGGCCGAGGCCATTTTCAAGCGGCTGACGGTGGCTATCGATCTCGATTGCCCGGTGGAGCAGCTGAGCGTGGCGCAGCAGCAGTTTGTGGAGATCGCCAAGGCGCTGTCGCTGGAGGCGCGGGTGCTGGTGCTGGACGAACCGACCGCCACGCTGACGCCGGGCGAGGCCGAACACCTGTTCAGCGTGATGAACGATCTGCGGCTGCTGGGCGTTGGCATGGTGTTTATCTCGCACCATTTGGACGAGATCTTCACCATCTGCGATCGCATCACCGTGCTGCGCGACGGCGCCTACATCGAAACGCTGGCCACCGGCGACACCAACGTGGAAGAGCTGGTGCGGCTGATGGTCGGGCGCAAAATCGAGAACGCCTTCCCGGTGAAACAGCATCCGGTCGATACCGCGACGGTGCTGCTGGAGGCGGAGATCCAGCGCGAGAAGCACGGCGCGACCGACCGCTTCCACCTGCACAAGGGTGAGATCCTCGGCTTCGCCGGGCTGGTGGGCTCCGGGCGCACCGAGACCGTCTCGGCGCTGATCGGCGCCAGCCGCTGCCACCGCAAACGCGTCAGCCTCGGCGGCCAACCGGCGGCGCTGCGCTCCCCGGCGCAGGCGCTGGCGC
Above is a window of Serratia nematodiphila DZ0503SBS1 DNA encoding:
- a CDS encoding sugar ABC transporter ATP-binding protein, which translates into the protein MTPLLELKRIKKSFPGVKALDGIDLAIQRGEVHALLGENGAGKSTLVKIMCGIHQPDEGDIFIDGEQRRFNNYRQAIEAGVGIIFQEFSLIPYMSAIDNIFLNREIRNRWGLLDRRAMRRKAEAIFKRLTVAIDLDCPVEQLSVAQQQFVEIAKALSLEARVLVLDEPTATLTPGEAEHLFSVMNDLRLLGVGMVFISHHLDEIFTICDRITVLRDGAYIETLATGDTNVEELVRLMVGRKIENAFPVKQHPVDTATVLLEAEIQREKHGATDRFHLHKGEILGFAGLVGSGRTETVSALIGASRCHRKRVSLGGQPAALRSPAQALAQGIGLLPESRKTEGLVLPFSVAQNITLNRHHRRGKIFVSARKDRDVVQRLIRAVGVKTPDAETAVSTLSGGNQQKVVIARWLNNDCNILIFDEPTRGIDVGAKAEIYQLMQQLTQQGISIIMISSELPEIIGVCDRVLVFRGGHIVAELTGDDIESNHIMLHATGSAL
- a CDS encoding LysR family transcriptional regulator produces the protein MKLHQLQALVASADSGSIRAAARHLGLSQAAVTRALRELEQEQALPLLIRTPTGLGFTPYGKTLLAHARLVLNQLEQAQGEMAALRGSAADLVKAAITPWLMLTVLPPAVMAFRSKVPAVRLELSESLMANAQSQLREGTMDFAITPLPASSAPQEFHCEPLLEYETAYMVRRGHPLAHSTSLHQLLEQDWVMSYTQESFDALLDEVFHRHGARLPRQRIIQAHSFGMLQALVESAEMCTWCPRPIVALPQFASRLQPLALRESCQPAQLNIVTRRNSILSAAAHAFIDTLVRTLRQQVRSSRPEDRQIYDRVRLLI
- a CDS encoding ABC transporter substrate-binding protein produces the protein MFSLFKKTLPFIVAGGMLAASHGALAKQITIGMSFQEMNNDYFVTMKQALDQAAADIGAKVYVADARHDVAKQIGDVEDMLQKKVDILLINPTDSVGVQSAVISAHKAGAVVVAIDAQAEGPLDSFVGSENYDAGFQAGEYLAKALGGKGKVAILDGIPVVPILERVRGFEAAMKKYPDIKIVTKQNGKQERDTALTVTENMLQSAPDLAGIFSVNDVGALGALAAIESNGAKVKLVSVDGQPEAIKEILKPNSPFIATSAQFPRDQLRIALGIALARYWGATVPKTVPVKVKLIDRSNAAGFSW
- a CDS encoding M20 aminoacylase family protein, giving the protein MMHSLVLPDIAAVHDEMVALRRHIHAHPELGFQEFATSDLVAQRLEEWGYRVTRGVGQTGVVATLQRGPGKSLGIRADMDALPIAETTKLPYASTHSGVMHACGHDGHTAMLLAAARYLARQPNFFGTLHLIFQPAEEGGGGAKVMIEDGLFERFPCDAVFAMHNVPGLPTGHLGFACGPFMCSADTVHITLHGHGGHGAVPQSTVDPVVACAAIVMSLQTIVARNIDPQETAIVTVGAMQAGQAANVIPATATLTLSVRALTAAVRARLEQRITELVTAQAASFGARAEIDYQHGYPVLVNHPAETELARAVALEWAGESRVIPTLRPFTASEDFAFMLEKCPGSYISIGNGPATPGNSLHNPGYDFNDDSLSLGATYWVKLVERFLARPAV
- a CDS encoding zinc-binding dehydrogenase, producing the protein MSQLPEKMRAVVCHGPQDYRFEQVPTPLPKARELVIKVEGCGICAGDCKCKNGAQMFWGETPWVKPPVVPGHEFYGRIAALGEGAEGKYRIGERVIAEQIVPCWECRYCKSGSYWMCETHNIYGFQKDVAEGGMAEYMRFSENAIVHKIPESLSHEDAVLIEPMACAIHTVARGDIQLDDVVVLAGAGPLGLCMVQVARLKTPKKLIVIDAIDERLALAKEFGADVVINPLKEDADQIVKSLTGGYGCDVYIEATGAPIGVTQGLQMIRKLGRFVEFSVFGKETTVDWSIIGDRKELDIRGAHLAPYSYEIAIDLFERGLVTSSGVVTHSYSLNDWDEAFALADSTDSIKVILVP